A genomic window from Salirhabdus salicampi includes:
- the pdaA gene encoding delta-lactam-biosynthetic de-N-acetylase produces the protein MLNKLKVISFLISVLFYSVSPSTNIHALALDHTTFGWGYKKNTEHNPPDAGKYAPLLEEYGGFYVDKSGEKVVYLTFDMGYEAGYTSDILDILKEHKVPAAFFLAGHYIDSQPKLLKRMKNEGHIIGNHSWTHRDFTTLSEGKIKEDLERIEKGVEKVLGDGDLKYVRPPRGDFSERTLAITSKLGYVNIFWSSALVDWGGRNSGWQAAFRNVMDHIHPGAIILLHATSKANAEALEHLIQELRKDGYEFKSLDYLLWKETVEPPFNF, from the coding sequence ATGTTGAATAAATTAAAGGTAATTTCATTTTTGATTTCTGTGCTTTTTTATTCTGTTTCACCGTCAACCAATATACATGCGCTTGCGCTTGATCATACAACATTCGGGTGGGGTTATAAGAAAAACACAGAACATAATCCACCTGATGCAGGAAAGTATGCTCCCCTTTTAGAAGAGTATGGTGGTTTTTATGTTGATAAATCCGGAGAGAAGGTCGTTTACTTAACCTTTGATATGGGATATGAGGCTGGTTATACTTCAGATATTTTAGACATTTTAAAAGAGCATAAAGTTCCAGCAGCTTTTTTCTTAGCTGGTCATTATATTGACAGCCAGCCAAAACTGTTGAAACGAATGAAGAACGAGGGACATATTATTGGGAACCACTCCTGGACACATCGAGATTTTACGACTTTGTCCGAAGGAAAAATAAAAGAGGATTTGGAGAGAATTGAAAAAGGTGTAGAAAAAGTGTTGGGGGATGGTGACTTAAAATACGTACGCCCACCAAGAGGGGATTTCAGTGAGCGTACACTAGCTATCACAAGTAAGTTGGGATATGTAAATATATTTTGGTCTTCTGCTCTTGTCGATTGGGGCGGAAGGAATAGTGGATGGCAAGCCGCTTTTCGTAATGTAATGGATCATATCCACCCAGGAGCAATTATTCTTCTACACGCAACATCAAAGGCTAATGCTGAAGCTCTAGAGCATTTAATCCAAGAATTACGGAAAGATGGCTATGAATTTAAAAGCTTAGATTACCTATTGTGGAAAGAAACAGTAGAACCACCGTTTAACTTTTAG
- the rlmD gene encoding 23S rRNA (uracil(1939)-C(5))-methyltransferase RlmD, translating to MNKHKHQKGRQKQKHQQNQQSDKPVELLITIKRMGINGEGIGYYKRKAVFVQGALPGEEVIVVVTREYPKYIRAEMKRIRTKSKDRVDPPCDVYEACGGCQLQHLRYEKQLAFKRDLILQSLERYVKKEVDPSIIKKTIGMKHPWDYRNKSQLQVGRIRDNVIVGLYGQGSHRLIDITGCLVQHPKTNDVALQMKKIIADLNIPVYQEKKHEGIIRTIVTRLGFETGQIQLVLVTTKESFPKKQLLIKEIQKRLPQVTSLMLNVNNERTSLIYGENTFHLSGEEYIEEKLDEIGFELSARAFFQLNPAQTIKLYNEVKKVAELTGEEKVVDAYCGVGTIGLWLASNAKEVRGMEVIEDAVKDARKNAEKRGVDNVKYYTGTAESWLPKWKKEGFDPDVIIVDPPRTGCDNRFLETVKKIRPKKFIYVSCNPSTLAKDLDALMSKYEIKSIQPVDMFPQTSQVESITLLELK from the coding sequence ATGAATAAGCATAAACATCAAAAAGGTCGTCAAAAACAGAAACATCAACAAAATCAACAGAGTGATAAACCTGTCGAGCTGCTCATTACAATTAAACGTATGGGGATTAACGGTGAAGGAATTGGGTACTACAAACGAAAAGCCGTCTTTGTCCAAGGAGCATTGCCTGGAGAAGAAGTGATAGTTGTTGTAACTAGGGAGTACCCAAAATATATACGGGCTGAAATGAAAAGAATACGAACAAAATCAAAGGATCGTGTTGATCCCCCTTGTGATGTATACGAAGCTTGTGGAGGCTGCCAACTTCAACATCTCCGTTATGAAAAGCAGCTCGCATTTAAGCGAGACTTAATCCTTCAGTCACTAGAACGGTATGTGAAAAAAGAAGTTGATCCTAGTATCATCAAAAAAACAATTGGTATGAAGCATCCGTGGGATTACCGAAATAAAAGTCAGCTACAAGTTGGGAGAATTCGTGACAATGTCATCGTTGGGTTATATGGCCAAGGTTCACACCGTTTAATTGACATTACAGGTTGTCTCGTACAACATCCGAAAACCAATGACGTTGCATTACAAATGAAGAAAATTATTGCTGACTTAAATATTCCTGTATATCAAGAGAAAAAACATGAGGGGATAATTCGTACGATTGTAACTCGGCTTGGATTTGAGACAGGTCAAATTCAGTTGGTGTTAGTAACGACGAAAGAAAGTTTCCCGAAAAAACAGTTGTTAATTAAGGAAATACAAAAAAGGTTGCCGCAAGTCACATCCTTAATGTTGAACGTCAATAATGAACGAACATCCCTTATATATGGAGAAAACACCTTCCATTTATCAGGGGAAGAATATATTGAAGAAAAGCTTGATGAAATTGGCTTTGAATTATCGGCTCGAGCATTTTTCCAGTTAAATCCGGCGCAAACGATCAAACTTTACAATGAAGTGAAAAAAGTCGCGGAGTTGACGGGTGAGGAAAAAGTCGTAGATGCATACTGTGGTGTAGGAACCATTGGCTTATGGTTAGCGTCAAATGCGAAGGAAGTAAGAGGGATGGAAGTTATTGAAGATGCAGTGAAAGATGCACGGAAGAACGCAGAGAAACGAGGAGTCGATAACGTAAAGTATTACACCGGAACAGCTGAAAGCTGGTTGCCAAAATGGAAGAAAGAAGGGTTTGACCCTGATGTTATTATTGTGGATCCTCCTCGTACTGGATGTGACAACCGTTTCCTGGAAACAGTAAAAAAGATCAGACCGAAAAAGTTTATTTATGTC
- a CDS encoding DNA-3-methyladenine glycosylase family protein, whose amino-acid sequence MWLYEYESDYIYDFDYTLLRLSLDPLHKLNRTERWVDVPLRLGSDKHVVRVEAKGTTSKPVFHIKGDSELHKGELVSVIFQLFQWDMDLSKVHAHFQETNLNSLFQSLPATPIVKDFDLYGALMKIIIHQQLNMKFAHTLSTRFVQKYGEKINGVWYYPEPERTATIPYEELRELQFSQRKAEYVIDTSKRIVDGKLDLQTLAGKRDDEVEQELTKIRGIGKWTAENWLLFALGRPNLLPAADIGIQNALKKLLQLDVKPKKDEIYKMGEQWAPYRSYASLTLWRSIES is encoded by the coding sequence ATGTGGCTTTATGAATATGAGAGTGACTATATTTATGATTTCGATTATACACTTTTACGTTTAAGTTTAGACCCGTTACATAAATTAAATCGTACAGAGAGATGGGTGGATGTACCATTACGTCTTGGGAGTGACAAACATGTAGTGCGAGTGGAAGCGAAAGGGACAACCTCTAAACCAGTTTTTCATATTAAAGGGGATAGTGAATTACATAAAGGTGAATTGGTCAGTGTAATCTTCCAGTTATTTCAGTGGGATATGGATCTTAGTAAGGTACATGCTCACTTTCAGGAAACGAATTTAAATTCGTTATTTCAGTCATTACCAGCTACTCCAATCGTAAAAGATTTTGATTTATATGGTGCGTTAATGAAAATTATTATACATCAGCAATTAAATATGAAGTTTGCCCACACTTTGTCAACCCGGTTTGTTCAAAAATATGGAGAAAAAATCAATGGTGTTTGGTATTACCCCGAACCCGAAAGAACTGCGACAATCCCGTATGAAGAATTAAGGGAACTGCAGTTTAGTCAGCGTAAAGCAGAATATGTTATAGATACCTCGAAACGAATCGTCGACGGAAAATTAGATTTACAGACCCTAGCTGGAAAGAGAGATGACGAAGTAGAGCAGGAGCTTACGAAAATACGTGGAATCGGAAAATGGACTGCGGAAAACTGGTTGTTATTCGCGTTAGGTCGGCCTAATTTATTGCCCGCTGCTGATATTGGGATTCAAAATGCCTTAAAAAAATTACTTCAATTGGATGTAAAACCGAAAAAAGACGAAATATATAAAATGGGGGAACAATGGGCGCCCTATCGAAGTTATGCGTCATTGACATTATGGCGAAGCATTGAAAGTTAG